The following proteins come from a genomic window of Pirellula staleyi DSM 6068:
- the recR gene encoding recombination mediator RecR, with translation MAQVTQSLATVIEEFSKLPGIGRKSAERLAYHILRVHKSEALALADAIRAVRESVQYCSTCYNLAEGPTCTICSDDRRDKTLLCIVEQPRDLMALEQAGIFKGLYHVLLGRIAPLDGVGPDQLTIDPLVERVRSGTFREIIMATNPTVEGDGTALYISNLLAEYPVQITRLARGITTGSILEYTNKEILADALSLRQKF, from the coding sequence ATGGCCCAGGTCACGCAGTCCCTCGCAACGGTGATCGAGGAGTTCTCAAAACTCCCCGGAATCGGTCGTAAATCGGCCGAGCGTCTGGCGTATCACATTCTGCGGGTCCACAAATCCGAAGCCCTCGCCTTGGCCGATGCCATTCGTGCCGTCCGCGAAAGCGTGCAGTATTGCTCGACTTGCTACAACCTGGCCGAAGGGCCCACCTGCACCATCTGCAGCGACGATCGCCGCGACAAAACGCTCCTCTGCATCGTCGAACAGCCGCGCGACCTGATGGCCCTCGAACAGGCCGGCATTTTCAAAGGTCTGTATCACGTACTGCTCGGACGAATCGCTCCCCTCGATGGTGTCGGTCCCGATCAGCTCACGATTGATCCCTTGGTCGAGCGCGTGCGGTCTGGTACGTTCCGCGAAATCATCATGGCGACAAACCCCACGGTCGAAGGGGATGGGACTGCGCTCTACATTTCGAACCTTTTGGCAGAGTATCCGGTCCAGATCACGCGGCTTGCGCGCGGCATCACGACCGGCAGCATTTTGGAATATACGAACAAAGAAATTCTCGCCGACGCCTTGTCGCTGAGGCAGAAGTTTTGA
- the fae gene encoding formaldehyde-activating enzyme codes for MAKKKKSAKKSSKTKPLASERIILRTGEALVEGEPAWSAAEPEVIIGELDGPVGFAMANLLGNQAKGHSRVFAILNSDVQVKPATLMVSKVTVKRSKYTNILMGSVQAGIAHGVLDAVRAGDIPKHKANDLGIIVSVWLDPSIVDATDVDYELLLQVNREATAKAIHKAMHCEPTIDWLLENQNKVTHYFHQLAVDGQLG; via the coding sequence ATGGCGAAGAAAAAGAAATCGGCCAAGAAGTCGTCGAAAACCAAGCCCCTGGCTAGCGAGCGCATCATTCTGCGCACCGGCGAGGCACTCGTCGAAGGGGAGCCCGCTTGGTCGGCTGCCGAGCCTGAAGTGATCATCGGCGAACTCGACGGCCCGGTGGGGTTTGCGATGGCCAACCTGCTCGGCAATCAGGCCAAAGGGCACTCGCGCGTGTTTGCGATCCTCAACAGCGACGTGCAAGTGAAACCGGCCACGCTGATGGTCAGCAAAGTGACCGTGAAGCGCAGCAAATACACCAACATCCTGATGGGGAGCGTGCAGGCAGGCATTGCCCACGGTGTGCTCGACGCGGTTCGCGCCGGCGATATTCCAAAGCATAAAGCCAACGATCTCGGCATCATCGTTTCGGTCTGGCTCGATCCGAGCATCGTCGACGCCACCGATGTCGACTACGAACTGCTGCTGCAAGTGAACCGCGAAGCGACCGCCAAAGCGATTCACAAAGCGATGCACTGCGAACCGACGATCGACTGGCTGCTCGAAAACCAGAACAAAGTGACGCATTATTTCCACCAACTGGCGGTGGATGGTCAGCTCGGCTAG
- a CDS encoding SGNH/GDSL hydrolase family protein, producing MFHPPLLRSWPVLVVAGWLAATATLHAQEQPKAKGKGATGAMAPIDDVAGLPRVLLIGDSISIGYTLPVRELLKEKANVHRPLTNCSSTQNGLTNLDAWLGKKKWDVIHFNFGLHDAKLPPEGVRHAPPDVYEANLRAVVKKLKATGAKLIWGTTTPVPNGGVISPTRRFGSIDEYNAIAQRVMEENGVEINDLSATITPHLKTAQIPSDVHFTKEGSQLLADQVAQVIEQALGTSAADNKPDTK from the coding sequence ATGTTTCACCCACCCTTGCTCCGAAGCTGGCCCGTTCTTGTCGTCGCCGGTTGGCTCGCCGCCACAGCCACTCTCCACGCCCAGGAGCAGCCGAAAGCGAAAGGCAAAGGAGCAACCGGCGCAATGGCACCGATCGACGATGTCGCAGGACTTCCGCGCGTGCTGCTGATCGGCGATTCGATTTCGATTGGTTACACCCTGCCGGTGCGGGAACTGCTCAAGGAGAAAGCGAACGTTCATCGGCCACTTACGAACTGCAGCAGTACGCAAAACGGACTAACAAATCTCGACGCTTGGCTCGGTAAAAAGAAGTGGGATGTGATTCACTTTAACTTCGGCCTACACGATGCCAAGTTGCCTCCGGAGGGTGTGCGCCACGCCCCTCCCGATGTTTACGAAGCGAATCTTCGGGCGGTCGTGAAAAAGTTGAAAGCGACTGGCGCGAAGCTCATTTGGGGGACCACAACACCGGTTCCCAATGGAGGTGTGATTAGCCCCACGCGGCGTTTCGGCAGCATCGATGAGTACAACGCGATTGCCCAGCGCGTGATGGAAGAAAATGGTGTCGAGATCAACGACCTCAGCGCCACGATTACCCCCCATCTCAAGACGGCGCAAATCCCAAGCGATGTCCACTTCACCAAAGAGGGCTCGCAGCTTCTGGCCGATCAAGTGGCCCAAGTGATCGAGCAAGCACTCGGCACTTCGGCAGCGGATAACAAGCCAGATACGAAATAA
- the rpoN gene encoding RNA polymerase factor sigma-54, with translation MRLSFGLEARQVQVQKLAPRMIQSMEILQLPLQELQERIEQELAENPLLEMLDRDPSLPDEQVERELPNEKDVDDKPIVVDEAHNNADDFERLLNLDREVPDYFDESRRSSNRMEEDSDRAHDVISNVADRPESLQDHLLHQLGEMDLSLELMQMAERIISTLDPLDGGYFRSSLRDLLPIDATKEQIALAERALALIQQLDPPGIGARDLRECLLLQLTPTMFMYEELKTLITSHLEDLRDNRLPLIQKSTGYSIDRIQKAWSELRKLNPKPASGFSEAFVPNVTPDVAVVRGEDGQYLVQVDESRTPTLHISKYYRERLASGTATPEEREYIKRKINAAQWLIESIEQRRSTLTKVSQAIVDHQTKFLDEGPEHIEPLKMQQIADKVGVHVTTVSRAVDDKFIQTPRGIFPLKRFFVGGTQTAEGDDVAWDIIRIRLQEIVDKENKQAPLSDDDLVEELKKQGLNVARRTVTKYRQKMGIPSSRQRRDWSKT, from the coding sequence ATGCGTCTTTCTTTTGGTCTCGAAGCTCGACAAGTCCAGGTGCAAAAACTTGCGCCCCGGATGATTCAGTCGATGGAGATTCTGCAGCTTCCGCTGCAAGAGCTTCAGGAACGTATCGAGCAGGAACTGGCCGAAAACCCGCTCCTGGAAATGCTCGACCGCGACCCTTCGCTCCCCGACGAGCAAGTCGAACGCGAGCTGCCCAACGAGAAAGATGTCGACGACAAACCGATTGTCGTTGACGAAGCGCATAACAACGCCGACGACTTCGAACGTCTGCTGAATCTCGACCGCGAAGTTCCCGACTACTTCGACGAATCACGCCGCTCGTCGAACCGGATGGAAGAAGATTCCGACCGGGCTCACGATGTGATCTCGAACGTCGCCGACCGCCCCGAGTCGCTGCAAGATCATCTGCTGCATCAACTGGGAGAGATGGATCTGTCGCTCGAATTGATGCAGATGGCCGAACGCATCATCAGCACACTCGATCCGCTCGACGGAGGCTATTTCCGCAGCAGCCTGCGCGATCTGCTGCCGATCGATGCCACCAAAGAACAGATCGCTTTGGCCGAACGAGCCCTCGCGCTCATTCAGCAGCTCGATCCCCCCGGCATCGGTGCCCGCGATCTGCGCGAGTGCTTACTGCTGCAGCTGACGCCGACCATGTTCATGTACGAAGAGCTGAAAACGCTCATCACCAGCCACCTCGAAGACCTGCGCGATAACCGACTTCCGCTGATTCAAAAATCGACCGGCTATTCGATCGATCGAATACAAAAAGCGTGGAGCGAGCTGCGCAAACTCAATCCCAAACCGGCCTCTGGTTTCTCCGAAGCGTTTGTCCCCAACGTCACTCCCGATGTGGCGGTGGTGCGCGGCGAAGATGGTCAGTACCTGGTGCAAGTCGACGAGTCGCGCACTCCCACGCTGCACATCAGCAAGTACTATCGCGAACGACTCGCCAGCGGCACAGCGACTCCGGAAGAGCGCGAGTACATCAAGCGCAAGATCAACGCCGCGCAGTGGCTGATTGAGTCGATTGAACAGCGTCGCAGCACACTCACGAAAGTGTCGCAAGCGATCGTCGATCACCAAACGAAATTTCTCGACGAAGGGCCCGAGCATATCGAGCCCTTGAAGATGCAGCAGATCGCCGACAAAGTGGGAGTGCACGTCACCACGGTCAGCCGCGCGGTCGACGACAAATTCATTCAAACACCACGCGGCATTTTTCCCCTCAAGCGGTTCTTCGTCGGTGGTACGCAAACGGCCGAGGGGGACGATGTCGCCTGGGACATCATTCGCATTCGCTTGCAAGAGATCGTCGACAAAGAGAATAAGCAAGCGCCGCTGAGCGACGACGACTTGGTGGAAGAGCTGAAAAAGCAAGGGCTGAATGTCGCCCGGCGAACCGTCACCAAGTATCGCCAAAAGATGGGAATTCCCAGCAGTCGCCAGCGCCGCGACTGGAGCAAGACGTAG
- a CDS encoding PH domain-containing protein, whose amino-acid sequence MTPADEFRQKAQQRSAAEGDTEKDLWNGSFSPKAMYGYWLLATVITVASLVVCVLFPLPPLIFFIVVVDFAIWLGMGAYLLYQRMGVAYHLTSQRLIHHVGILRRVTNRIEMIDINDVSFEQGLIERMLGVGTIKILSSDTSHPSLVMPGIDDVKKIAAMIDDVRREERRRRGMFIESI is encoded by the coding sequence ATGACGCCGGCCGACGAGTTTCGTCAGAAAGCGCAGCAGCGTAGTGCAGCGGAAGGGGATACCGAAAAAGATCTCTGGAACGGCAGCTTCTCCCCCAAGGCGATGTATGGCTACTGGCTGCTCGCCACCGTCATCACCGTGGCCAGCCTCGTGGTCTGCGTCCTCTTTCCACTTCCGCCGCTGATTTTCTTCATCGTGGTGGTCGACTTTGCGATTTGGCTCGGCATGGGTGCCTACTTGCTCTACCAGCGCATGGGAGTGGCCTATCACCTCACATCGCAGCGGCTGATTCACCATGTCGGCATCTTGCGTCGCGTGACGAACCGAATCGAGATGATCGACATCAACGACGTTTCGTTCGAGCAAGGGCTCATCGAGCGGATGCTGGGGGTCGGGACGATCAAGATTCTCTCGAGCGACACTTCGCACCCGAGTTTGGTGATGCCGGGTATCGACGACGTGAAGAAGATCGCCGCCATGATCGACGACGTGCGACGGGAAGAACGCCGCCGCCGCGGCATGTTCATCGAATCGATTTAG
- the nrdR gene encoding transcriptional regulator NrdR produces MRCPFCRVDNDRVIDSRASQDGFAIRRRRECLNCKRRFTTYERLEEMGVKVVKKNGVREPFNREKIREGLAKACWKRPISDEQIDAIVASIESEVYANYETEVDSHILGGMLMTRLAQTDQVAYVRFASVYREFKDVRDFVDELQPMLKRSLKAGEKPPKPT; encoded by the coding sequence ATGCGTTGTCCGTTCTGCCGAGTCGATAACGATCGCGTCATCGACAGTCGCGCGAGCCAAGATGGTTTCGCGATTCGGCGTCGGCGTGAATGCTTGAATTGCAAACGCCGCTTCACCACCTACGAACGCCTCGAAGAAATGGGCGTGAAGGTAGTCAAGAAAAACGGGGTCCGTGAGCCGTTCAATCGCGAGAAAATTCGCGAAGGGCTCGCCAAAGCGTGTTGGAAACGACCGATCAGCGACGAGCAAATCGACGCCATCGTCGCCTCCATCGAGAGCGAGGTTTACGCCAACTACGAAACCGAGGTCGACAGCCACATTTTGGGCGGCATGCTGATGACGCGGCTGGCCCAAACCGACCAGGTGGCTTACGTCCGTTTCGCCAGCGTCTATCGCGAGTTCAAGGATGTGCGCGACTTTGTCGACGAGCTCCAGCCGATGCTCAAACGCTCGCTCAAAGCAGGCGAGAAGCCGCCCAAACCGACCTAA
- the dnaX gene encoding DNA polymerase III subunit gamma/tau, whose protein sequence is MSAWPTDPPSDDPQGADGSLGSGTADSGNIDSGSTGAGSDRYMVVARRYRPQDFTQLVGQAQVSQALGNAINTGRVGHAYLFTGARGVGKTSTARIFSKALNCVNGPTTQPCGVCDICRGVASGDDVDVIEIDGASNRGIDEIRQLRSGVNIRPSRARFKIYIIDEVHMLTTPAFNALLKTLEEPPEHVKFIFCTTEADKIPITVLSRCQRFDFAPLPSQAILDRLAAIAQNEHVEAEPEALAILARRAAGSMRDSQSLLEQLLSYGGKQITVDDVHRALGTAKSSRIATLMAAVATRDAAGALCEIDAAAGEGVDLGQLAEQLLGYLRDAMVLSVGASSDMLLHVALSDEPAVRTLATNWGTETLLAAVQIVDQSLTRLRQSTHGRTLVEVAVVRLCSLGQLDMLADLVAQLKSGAPLPAIPAGTAAAPRAALPPTSLPAAAPSGPPAQKKTAELAPPPPSLAPPAPVAAVSRPTPPVAPPVTRAAEAPRAVEPIRPAPPPRATAAPTTPARSSSYVDDGEIYEGPSASDLAELATISGSRTSVAPAPVETVRPAPSRLEDASDLWQQVLSTVPEMLAEFASKATQTAISAPDRLVVRFPKAYTQAKEYCDRPEKRRDLERAIDQAAGRKLRLELELTADSVVAGPIPSAPQQPRMSRRQRMIDVHRKPIIRQAIEIFGAEVIGVTEPPEQPESDETAAEPTIAAAVDPAESDV, encoded by the coding sequence ATGAGTGCGTGGCCCACCGATCCGCCGTCCGACGATCCACAGGGGGCCGATGGCTCCCTGGGTAGTGGAACTGCCGATTCTGGGAACATCGATTCCGGGAGCACTGGGGCTGGTAGCGATCGCTACATGGTGGTCGCCCGCCGCTATCGCCCGCAAGATTTCACGCAGCTCGTCGGGCAAGCACAAGTTTCGCAGGCCCTCGGTAACGCCATCAACACCGGCCGTGTCGGGCACGCCTATCTGTTCACTGGTGCTCGCGGAGTTGGCAAAACGTCGACCGCCCGCATCTTTTCCAAGGCTTTGAACTGCGTAAATGGGCCGACGACCCAGCCTTGCGGCGTGTGCGATATCTGCCGGGGTGTAGCCTCGGGCGACGATGTCGACGTGATCGAAATCGACGGCGCGAGCAATCGTGGTATCGACGAAATTCGTCAGCTTCGATCCGGGGTGAACATCCGCCCCAGCCGAGCCCGCTTCAAGATCTACATCATCGACGAAGTGCACATGCTCACGACGCCGGCCTTCAACGCGCTGCTGAAGACGCTCGAAGAGCCGCCGGAACATGTGAAATTCATCTTCTGCACGACTGAGGCGGACAAAATACCGATCACCGTGCTGTCGCGTTGTCAGCGTTTCGACTTTGCCCCGCTCCCTTCGCAGGCAATTCTCGACCGGCTTGCCGCCATCGCCCAAAACGAACATGTGGAGGCGGAACCCGAGGCCTTGGCGATCCTTGCGCGACGGGCAGCGGGCTCGATGCGCGACAGCCAATCGCTGCTCGAACAACTCCTGTCGTACGGCGGAAAACAGATCACGGTCGACGATGTCCACCGGGCTCTCGGAACCGCGAAGTCGAGCCGCATTGCCACGCTGATGGCCGCTGTCGCCACCCGCGATGCTGCTGGAGCACTTTGCGAAATCGATGCGGCCGCTGGGGAAGGGGTCGACCTCGGACAGCTCGCCGAACAGCTGCTCGGCTATCTCCGCGACGCCATGGTCCTCTCGGTCGGTGCGTCGAGCGACATGCTGCTGCACGTGGCTCTGTCCGACGAACCAGCCGTGCGAACTTTGGCCACTAACTGGGGGACCGAAACGCTGCTGGCAGCGGTGCAGATCGTCGATCAGTCGCTCACAAGGCTCCGCCAATCGACCCATGGCCGCACGCTGGTGGAAGTGGCGGTGGTTCGGCTGTGCAGCCTCGGACAGCTCGACATGCTGGCCGATCTCGTGGCGCAGCTCAAATCAGGTGCCCCACTTCCGGCGATTCCAGCCGGAACAGCTGCCGCGCCCCGAGCGGCTTTGCCACCCACCAGTCTCCCTGCAGCAGCCCCCAGTGGGCCGCCAGCTCAAAAAAAAACGGCTGAGTTAGCCCCGCCTCCTCCTTCGCTGGCACCCCCAGCACCTGTGGCGGCTGTTTCTCGCCCCACGCCACCAGTTGCCCCGCCAGTTACGCGTGCAGCCGAGGCGCCGCGAGCTGTAGAGCCGATTCGCCCTGCCCCGCCACCTCGCGCGACGGCTGCACCAACAACTCCTGCTCGCAGCAGTAGTTACGTCGACGATGGCGAGATCTACGAAGGTCCCTCGGCGAGCGATTTGGCGGAACTGGCAACGATCAGCGGCAGCCGCACTTCGGTCGCCCCCGCGCCGGTGGAAACGGTGCGGCCAGCCCCTTCGCGACTGGAAGATGCGAGCGATTTGTGGCAGCAGGTTTTGTCGACCGTTCCCGAAATGCTTGCGGAATTTGCCTCGAAAGCGACCCAGACTGCAATTTCCGCGCCAGATCGACTAGTAGTTCGCTTCCCGAAAGCGTACACTCAAGCGAAAGAGTATTGCGATCGGCCCGAAAAGCGTCGTGATCTGGAACGTGCGATTGATCAAGCTGCTGGTCGTAAACTGCGACTAGAGCTCGAGTTAACCGCTGATAGCGTGGTCGCAGGACCGATCCCATCGGCTCCCCAGCAGCCCCGCATGTCGCGTCGCCAGAGGATGATCGACGTTCATCGAAAACCGATCATTCGCCAGGCGATCGAGATTTTTGGGGCCGAGGTTATCGGGGTCACCGAGCCTCCGGAACAGCCCGAGAGTGATGAGACGGCTGCCGAGCCAACCATCGCTGCGGCGGTCGATCCCGCTGAATCCGACGTCTAA
- a CDS encoding alpha/beta hydrolase fold domain-containing protein yields MFGRIWIVSLALFLTLSQLTAAHAEESAATVFPGTESEWNGFRRFDFEIAGKPVLVVLPKAAAEGRPWVWHGEFFGHKPAPDIELLKRGFHIVYVRVPDMLGAPGAVEDWNRCYQQLTEKHGLAKKVALVGLSRGGLYCYNWAAANPDKVACIYGDAPVCDFKSWPGGKGKGKGSPRDWMLVLERFGFADDAAALASKQNPVDNLAPLAAAKVPLLHVYGDADDVVPWDENTGVIAERYRQLGGSITLIAKPGVGHHPHGLDDPTPIVKFIVQHAGIAEPNQAAPKPLDAVGKLAADLAPARQIVYKKVGGRELYLHVFEPDGWKASDRRACFLVIHGGGWTGGEPQRMYPFAEHFAKLGMVGISVQYRLLDPKQGTTVLDCVKDGRSAVRFVKSHADLLGIDPDKIVVSGGSAGGHVAAGTALFDGQDEAGESTEVTSMPRALVLLFPVIDTSKAGYGNAKIGERWQELSPVHQVREKLPPTLLFHGTGDTVTPFAGAQAFCDAMQKAGNRCELDINDGGKHGYLMFDHELYLDTLRKTETFLQSLELLAKP; encoded by the coding sequence ATGTTTGGCCGCATTTGGATCGTATCACTCGCGCTCTTCCTAACGCTTTCGCAATTAACAGCCGCGCATGCCGAGGAAAGTGCTGCTACCGTTTTTCCAGGGACCGAAAGTGAGTGGAACGGCTTTCGACGTTTTGATTTCGAGATCGCGGGCAAGCCTGTCCTTGTCGTCCTTCCCAAAGCAGCGGCGGAAGGACGGCCCTGGGTCTGGCACGGTGAATTTTTTGGTCACAAGCCAGCCCCCGATATCGAACTTTTGAAGCGCGGGTTTCATATCGTCTACGTGAGAGTTCCTGATATGCTCGGCGCTCCGGGCGCGGTCGAGGACTGGAACCGCTGTTATCAGCAGCTAACCGAAAAACATGGCCTCGCGAAAAAGGTGGCGCTCGTCGGCCTGAGTCGCGGCGGACTCTACTGCTACAACTGGGCCGCCGCTAACCCCGACAAGGTCGCCTGCATCTATGGCGACGCTCCGGTCTGCGATTTCAAGAGCTGGCCGGGTGGTAAGGGAAAGGGGAAAGGGAGCCCGCGCGACTGGATGCTCGTCCTCGAGCGTTTTGGTTTTGCCGACGACGCTGCGGCCCTCGCTTCCAAGCAGAACCCGGTCGACAACCTCGCCCCCCTCGCTGCTGCCAAGGTTCCGCTGCTCCATGTCTATGGCGACGCCGACGATGTGGTGCCATGGGACGAAAACACTGGCGTAATAGCCGAGCGTTATCGTCAGCTCGGAGGATCGATCACGCTGATTGCTAAGCCTGGCGTCGGACATCATCCGCACGGTCTCGATGATCCCACGCCGATCGTCAAATTCATCGTCCAGCATGCTGGGATCGCGGAGCCTAATCAAGCGGCTCCCAAGCCGCTCGATGCCGTGGGGAAACTGGCCGCCGATCTCGCGCCAGCACGTCAAATCGTTTACAAAAAAGTGGGAGGCCGCGAGCTCTATCTCCACGTGTTTGAGCCCGACGGCTGGAAAGCGAGCGATCGCCGAGCCTGCTTCCTGGTGATCCATGGCGGTGGCTGGACCGGGGGAGAGCCGCAGCGGATGTATCCCTTTGCCGAGCACTTTGCCAAACTTGGCATGGTCGGCATCAGCGTGCAGTATCGGCTGCTCGATCCGAAACAAGGGACAACCGTTCTGGACTGCGTGAAAGATGGTCGATCGGCTGTTCGATTCGTCAAAAGCCATGCCGATCTGCTGGGGATTGATCCCGATAAAATCGTGGTCAGTGGAGGTTCCGCCGGGGGACATGTCGCGGCCGGAACGGCGCTGTTCGATGGCCAGGATGAAGCGGGAGAATCGACCGAAGTGACCAGCATGCCACGTGCGCTAGTGCTGCTGTTTCCCGTGATCGACACCTCGAAAGCGGGCTACGGCAACGCGAAGATCGGCGAGCGCTGGCAGGAGCTATCCCCCGTGCATCAGGTCCGCGAGAAGTTGCCCCCGACGCTGCTGTTTCATGGAACAGGCGATACGGTGACTCCGTTTGCCGGCGCTCAGGCGTTTTGTGATGCGATGCAAAAAGCCGGGAATCGCTGCGAGCTCGACATCAACGACGGGGGAAAACATGGCTACCTGATGTTCGATCACGAGCTTTACCTCGACACGCTGCGCAAGACCGAAACGTTCCTGCAGTCGCTCGAGTTGCTCGCCAAGCCATAG
- a CDS encoding AraC family transcriptional regulator — MNPRIEHLVSSLSQPVSQVEIGLLERLFDRAPDVAFFVKDAAGRYVAVNESLVARHGLKSKSQVIGKCPRDICLGDLGRIPTEQDEKVLRTGRPLIDHLEMQWHRPHDPVWCLTTKLPMFAPDGGVVGLIGFSRDIRVQVPSHEIPSGFASALEQFEQSLSPEVTPAWLASRSQLSPQRLARLTKRLFGLTPNQFITKSRIAAASRMLRDSGDSVAEIAHACGFYDHSAFTRAFRSATGLTPTEFRARP, encoded by the coding sequence GTGAATCCGCGCATAGAACATCTCGTTTCATCCCTTTCGCAGCCTGTGTCGCAGGTGGAAATCGGCCTGCTAGAACGGCTGTTCGACCGTGCGCCGGATGTCGCGTTCTTTGTGAAGGACGCAGCGGGACGCTACGTCGCGGTGAACGAGTCGCTCGTGGCTCGGCACGGGCTCAAAAGCAAGTCGCAAGTGATTGGCAAATGCCCGCGCGATATTTGCCTCGGCGATTTAGGGCGGATCCCGACCGAGCAGGACGAAAAGGTGCTCCGAACAGGGCGTCCGCTGATCGACCACCTCGAAATGCAGTGGCACCGTCCGCACGATCCGGTCTGGTGCCTGACGACAAAGCTTCCCATGTTTGCTCCCGACGGCGGCGTGGTGGGGCTGATCGGATTTTCTCGCGACATTCGGGTCCAGGTCCCATCGCACGAAATTCCGAGCGGTTTTGCCAGCGCTCTCGAGCAGTTCGAACAGAGCCTCTCGCCCGAGGTGACCCCCGCCTGGCTTGCCAGTCGCTCGCAGCTGTCGCCACAGCGGCTCGCGCGGCTGACCAAGCGGCTGTTTGGGCTGACCCCCAACCAGTTCATCACCAAGTCGCGCATCGCAGCTGCCTCCCGGATGCTGCGTGATTCGGGAGATTCGGTCGCGGAGATCGCCCACGCCTGCGGCTTTTACGACCACAGCGCCTTCACCCGCGCGTTTCGCTCCGCCACCGGCCTCACCCCCACCGAATTCCGCGCCAGGCCCTAA
- a CDS encoding sialate O-acetylesterase: MKSCATFACFILLTAASLMHAAEPAQAPAAPPSPDTTAQHQLPRPDGKPADLTKPIKVYIMLGQSNMLGFGRVGPKELNGTLEYMVKEKGKYPYLIDDAGAWTTRQDVRYVHVMDQRGVDYKDMEKFGDVRNEWLTPNKSFGPELGFGHVLGTFHEEPVLLLKACIGNRSLGWDLLPPGSERFEHEGKIYAGYKDVSNFWEKGTEPKPVSWYAGRQYDADTAHAKAVLKNLEKYYPGYKGQGYEVAGFVWWQGHKDQNAAHAGRYEQNLVHLIKTLRKDFDAPNAKFVVATGCGTPGLEGFALQIAEAQLAVSGEKGKYPEFAGNVKSVDVRPFWRDASVSPNNQGYHYNHNAETYFEVGNSLGWAMVDLLKK, translated from the coding sequence ATGAAGTCCTGCGCCACGTTTGCCTGTTTCATCCTACTCACAGCCGCCAGCCTGATGCACGCTGCGGAGCCAGCCCAAGCTCCCGCTGCGCCCCCCTCGCCCGACACCACGGCCCAGCATCAACTGCCGCGCCCCGATGGAAAGCCGGCCGATCTCACCAAGCCGATTAAGGTCTACATCATGCTCGGGCAATCGAACATGCTCGGGTTTGGTCGGGTCGGTCCCAAAGAGCTCAACGGCACCCTCGAGTACATGGTGAAGGAAAAAGGGAAGTATCCCTACCTCATCGACGACGCTGGAGCCTGGACCACGCGGCAAGATGTGCGCTACGTTCATGTGATGGATCAGCGCGGCGTCGACTACAAGGACATGGAAAAGTTTGGCGATGTCCGCAACGAATGGCTCACCCCCAACAAATCGTTCGGACCCGAACTCGGGTTTGGACATGTGCTGGGAACTTTCCACGAAGAACCAGTGCTGCTGCTGAAAGCGTGCATCGGCAACCGCAGCCTTGGCTGGGACTTGCTCCCCCCTGGCAGCGAGCGATTCGAACACGAAGGGAAGATCTACGCCGGCTACAAAGATGTAAGCAACTTCTGGGAAAAGGGGACCGAGCCCAAACCGGTTTCGTGGTATGCCGGCCGTCAGTACGACGCCGACACCGCGCACGCCAAAGCAGTTCTGAAGAACCTGGAAAAATACTATCCCGGCTACAAGGGTCAGGGATATGAGGTCGCTGGCTTCGTCTGGTGGCAAGGTCACAAAGATCAAAACGCCGCGCACGCTGGGCGCTACGAGCAAAACCTCGTCCATCTGATCAAGACGCTGCGGAAGGACTTCGATGCCCCGAATGCCAAGTTCGTGGTCGCCACTGGTTGCGGCACTCCCGGGCTCGAAGGCTTTGCTTTGCAAATCGCCGAGGCTCAGCTCGCCGTGAGTGGTGAGAAAGGGAAGTATCCCGAGTTCGCCGGGAACGTAAAGTCGGTCGATGTTCGCCCCTTCTGGCGCGATGCTTCGGTCTCCCCTAACAACCAAGGCTATCATTACAATCACAATGCCGAAACCTACTTCGAGGTCGGCAACTCGCTCGGCTGGGCCATGGTCGACCTCCTGAAAAAATAG